A stretch of Sinimarinibacterium sp. NLF-5-8 DNA encodes these proteins:
- a CDS encoding efflux RND transporter permease subunit — translation MLERIIRASIAHRWLVLILVLALSGLGIWNYSRLPIDAVPDITNVQVQINTEAPGYSPLEAEQRVTFLVETALAGLAKLDYTRSISRYGLSQVTAVFEDGTDIYFARQQVAERLQQAASQLPTGLEPTLGPVATGLGEIFMYTLEPEAGFEETWTPTALRTLQDWVVRPQLRNLKGVTEVNTIGGYVRQFHITPDPMRLLAYELTMRDVLDAVARNNANVGAGYVERYGEQYLIRIPGQVADIEGLRNIVVATRDGLPLRIGDVAEVIEGSELRTGAATKDGSEVVLGTVFMLIGENSRAVAQRTADKLAEIDSTLPTGVRAHTAYDRTNLVDRAIATVQKNLAEGALLVIAVLFLLLGNLRAALITAAVIPLAMLMTITGMVQNQISANLMSLGALDFGLIVDGAVIIVENCVRRFGERQHQLGRLLTRDERFALAANASAEVIKPAIFGLFIITAVYLPIFALSGVEGKMFHPMALTVVIALTAAMALSLTFVPAAVALLITGKVAEKENRIMRGVSRFYAPLLANVIRLRVVVVAAAMVLVVLSGLLATRLGTEFIPQLDEGDIALHALRIPGTSLTQAIGMQRQLEARIKEFPEVEEVVAKIGTAEVATDPMPPSVADTFIMLKDRKDWPNPRKPKAVLVAELEEAVKAIPGNNYEFTQPVQMRMNELIAGVRAEVAVKVYGDDMEQLAEIGGEIEALAEGIQGASDVALEQVTGLPVMTITPNLEALARYGLSIDDVQQAVAVAQGGAIAGQVFEGDRRFDIVVRLPEAQRQDPQALASLPIPVPAAVAGGEQATYVPLHQLASIEVVPGPNQISRENGKRRVVVTSNVRGRDLGSFVEELRDQVSARIELPEGYWVDYGGTFEQLISAGQRLSVVVPVVLVMIFGLLFMAFGSARDAAIVFTGIPLALTGGVAALWLRDIPFSISAGVGFIALSGVAVLNGLVMVSFIRRLLDQGAPLHEAILNGAQARLRPVLMTALVASLGFVPMAINVGTGAEVQRPLATVVIGGIISSTLLTLLVLPALYRLVHRNGGRPHVEAEPSVEAMPS, via the coding sequence ATGCTTGAACGTATCATCCGCGCGTCCATCGCGCACCGCTGGCTCGTACTCATCCTGGTGCTGGCCCTGTCGGGCCTGGGGATCTGGAACTACAGCCGTCTGCCCATCGACGCGGTGCCGGACATCACCAACGTCCAAGTTCAGATCAATACCGAGGCGCCGGGCTACTCACCGTTGGAGGCCGAGCAACGCGTCACCTTCCTGGTCGAGACTGCGCTCGCGGGTCTCGCCAAGCTGGACTACACCCGCTCGATCTCTCGCTACGGTCTGTCGCAGGTGACAGCCGTCTTTGAGGACGGCACCGACATCTACTTCGCGCGGCAGCAAGTCGCCGAGCGCTTGCAGCAAGCTGCGTCGCAACTGCCGACCGGGCTGGAACCCACGCTGGGTCCGGTCGCAACTGGCTTGGGTGAAATCTTCATGTACACCCTGGAACCCGAGGCGGGTTTTGAGGAAACGTGGACACCAACCGCGCTGCGCACGCTGCAAGACTGGGTGGTGCGTCCGCAGCTTCGGAATCTGAAGGGCGTCACCGAGGTCAACACCATTGGTGGCTACGTGCGCCAGTTCCACATCACGCCCGACCCGATGCGGCTGTTGGCCTACGAACTGACGATGCGTGACGTGTTGGACGCGGTGGCGCGCAATAACGCCAATGTCGGTGCCGGCTATGTCGAGCGTTACGGCGAGCAGTATCTGATCCGCATCCCCGGTCAAGTGGCGGATATCGAAGGGCTGCGGAATATCGTCGTGGCAACGCGCGACGGCCTGCCGCTGCGCATTGGCGATGTTGCGGAAGTAATCGAGGGCAGTGAACTGCGCACGGGTGCGGCGACCAAGGACGGCAGTGAGGTTGTGTTGGGCACCGTTTTCATGCTGATCGGTGAAAACAGTCGTGCCGTCGCTCAGCGCACCGCCGACAAGCTTGCAGAAATCGACTCCACGCTGCCCACTGGTGTGCGTGCGCATACAGCCTACGACCGCACCAACCTCGTCGATCGGGCAATCGCTACCGTACAGAAGAATCTGGCGGAAGGCGCATTGCTGGTGATTGCCGTGCTGTTCCTGCTGCTGGGCAACCTGCGTGCGGCGTTGATCACGGCAGCGGTCATCCCGCTGGCCATGCTGATGACAATTACCGGCATGGTGCAAAATCAGATTTCAGCCAACCTGATGAGCCTGGGGGCGCTCGACTTCGGCTTGATCGTCGATGGAGCGGTGATCATTGTCGAGAACTGTGTGCGACGCTTCGGCGAGCGCCAGCACCAACTCGGCCGACTGCTGACCCGCGACGAGCGCTTCGCGTTGGCAGCCAACGCCAGTGCGGAAGTGATCAAGCCCGCGATTTTCGGCCTGTTCATCATCACTGCCGTGTACCTGCCGATCTTCGCGCTGTCAGGTGTGGAAGGAAAGATGTTCCATCCGATGGCCCTCACCGTGGTGATCGCGCTCACCGCCGCGATGGCGCTGTCGCTGACCTTCGTGCCAGCGGCTGTCGCGTTGCTGATCACCGGCAAGGTTGCCGAGAAGGAAAACAGAATCATGCGCGGTGTAAGCCGCTTCTATGCACCGCTGCTTGCCAATGTGATTCGGCTGCGGGTCGTGGTGGTCGCTGCGGCGATGGTTCTGGTTGTGCTATCCGGTTTGCTCGCCACGCGCTTGGGCACCGAGTTCATCCCGCAACTGGACGAGGGTGACATTGCGCTGCACGCGTTGCGCATTCCCGGAACCAGTCTGACCCAAGCGATCGGCATGCAACGCCAGTTGGAGGCCCGGATCAAGGAGTTTCCGGAAGTGGAGGAAGTGGTCGCCAAGATCGGAACCGCCGAGGTCGCGACCGACCCGATGCCTCCCTCGGTGGCCGACACTTTCATCATGCTCAAAGATCGTAAGGATTGGCCGAATCCACGCAAACCCAAGGCGGTGTTGGTTGCAGAGTTGGAAGAAGCAGTGAAGGCCATCCCCGGCAACAACTACGAGTTCACCCAACCGGTGCAAATGCGCATGAACGAGCTGATCGCTGGTGTGCGGGCCGAAGTGGCGGTCAAGGTCTATGGCGACGATATGGAACAACTGGCCGAAATTGGTGGCGAGATCGAGGCGCTGGCCGAGGGTATTCAGGGAGCGTCCGACGTGGCATTGGAGCAGGTCACGGGCCTGCCGGTGATGACGATCACGCCGAACCTGGAGGCGCTCGCTCGCTACGGACTATCCATCGATGATGTGCAGCAGGCGGTCGCTGTCGCGCAAGGTGGCGCTATTGCCGGCCAAGTGTTCGAGGGCGACCGCCGGTTCGACATCGTGGTACGGCTGCCCGAAGCGCAGCGCCAAGACCCGCAAGCGCTGGCATCCCTGCCAATTCCGGTACCGGCCGCCGTGGCTGGGGGGGAACAGGCCACCTATGTTCCGCTGCATCAACTCGCCTCAATCGAGGTGGTGCCAGGTCCCAACCAGATCAGCCGCGAGAACGGCAAGCGTCGGGTGGTCGTCACCAGCAACGTGCGTGGACGCGATCTGGGTTCGTTCGTGGAGGAGTTACGCGATCAGGTTAGTGCTCGAATCGAACTGCCGGAAGGCTACTGGGTCGATTACGGCGGCACCTTCGAGCAGCTTATTTCAGCCGGTCAGCGTCTGTCAGTGGTGGTACCCGTGGTGTTGGTCATGATCTTCGGTCTGCTGTTCATGGCCTTCGGCTCGGCCCGGGATGCAGCGATCGTGTTCACGGGCATACCACTGGCCTTGACCGGCGGCGTAGCCGCTCTGTGGCTGCGAGATATCCCGTTCTCGATCTCGGCCGGTGTGGGCTTCATCGCGCTGTCCGGCGTGGCGGTGCTCAACGGTCTGGTGATGGTGAGTTTCATCCGCAGACTGCTCGACCAGGGAGCGCCGTTGCATGAGGCAATCTTGAATGGCGCCCAAGCACGACTGCGTCCGGTGCTGATGACGGCGCTGGTGGCCAGCCTGGGTTTTGTGCCCATGGCCATTAACGTCGGCACGGGTGCCGAGGTGCAACGCCCGCTCGCTACCGTGGTCATCGGCGGCATCATCTCCTCGACGCTGCTGACGTTGCTCGTGTTGCCTGCCCTGTATCGCCTGGTTCACAGAAATGGCGGGCGACCGCATGTCGAGGCTGAGCCATCTGTGGAGGCAATGCCATCGTGA
- a CDS encoding copper resistance protein B: MSIMKSTPLTTRTRALGVAIAIALGAVSAPVLAQEVDHSKMQMPAPKPAPAARKPEPQPSTAPTAAPKPAIDPHAGHVMPAPNSKPKLALGPAPAQATSVDHAAMGHEMPPTEAMDHSAMGHDMPPDEPTEEMDHSAMGHDMKSMTAEEHAGMQGQDLPANAAPREPIPAVTDSDRAAAFPDVAGHTVHDDGINWFALLNRLETWDADEGNAIGWEGSGWVGTDLDRVWVRSEGESIDGSIESADVEVLYGRAIARWWDLVAGVRHDFGEGPSQTFAAVGVMGLAPYMFEVEATAYLGESGQTGLGLEAEYETLFTNRLIGTWLVEAEVWGQDDRKRGIGSGLSTLEAGFRLRYEFHRQFAPYIGVVWERAYGGTADYRREQSRDIEDTRVVAGVRIWF, translated from the coding sequence ATGAGCATCATGAAATCGACACCTCTCACCACACGCACGCGCGCACTCGGCGTTGCGATCGCAATCGCGCTGGGCGCTGTGTCCGCGCCAGTCCTCGCACAGGAAGTGGACCACTCGAAAATGCAGATGCCGGCGCCGAAACCCGCCCCAGCGGCCCGCAAGCCCGAACCGCAGCCGTCTACAGCCCCGACCGCCGCGCCAAAGCCAGCGATCGATCCGCATGCCGGCCATGTCATGCCGGCGCCAAATTCCAAGCCAAAACTCGCACTCGGGCCGGCCCCGGCCCAAGCCACGTCGGTCGACCATGCCGCAATGGGTCACGAGATGCCGCCCACGGAGGCGATGGACCACTCGGCAATGGGTCATGACATGCCGCCCGACGAGCCAACCGAGGAAATGGATCACTCCGCCATGGGCCACGACATGAAAAGCATGACGGCGGAAGAACATGCCGGCATGCAAGGACAAGACCTGCCGGCGAACGCCGCACCGCGCGAACCGATCCCGGCGGTGACCGATTCCGATCGCGCGGCGGCATTCCCCGACGTCGCCGGACACACTGTGCACGACGACGGCATAAACTGGTTCGCGCTGCTCAACCGGCTCGAAACCTGGGACGCGGACGAGGGCAACGCGATCGGATGGGAAGGCAGCGGCTGGGTCGGCACCGACCTTGACCGCGTATGGGTGCGCAGCGAGGGCGAGTCGATCGACGGCAGTATCGAGTCGGCCGACGTCGAAGTGCTTTATGGCCGCGCGATCGCACGGTGGTGGGACCTCGTCGCCGGTGTTCGCCACGACTTTGGGGAAGGGCCGTCGCAAACCTTTGCTGCCGTCGGTGTGATGGGCTTGGCGCCGTACATGTTCGAAGTTGAGGCGACCGCCTACCTCGGCGAATCGGGCCAGACCGGTCTCGGGCTTGAGGCCGAGTACGAGACGCTGTTCACCAACCGCCTAATCGGGACGTGGCTGGTCGAGGCCGAAGTATGGGGACAAGACGATCGGAAGCGCGGCATCGGTAGCGGCCTGAGCACGCTAGAGGCTGGCTTCCGTCTACGCTACGAGTTCCATCGTCAGTTCGCGCCCTACATCGGCGTGGTGTGGGAGCGCGCATACGGTGGCACCGCCGACTACCGGCGCGAACAGTCCCGCGACATCGAGGACACGCGCGTTGTCGCGGGCGTGCGCATCTGGTTCTAG
- a CDS encoding transmembrane anchor protein codes for MYNIAKPTPDDLPTSKQLLRSTLIALVTAIAILFTVVLPSEYAIDPTGIGRMLGLTEMGEIKTQLAEEAAIDASMDAAAARAAVQPAAPLGTGASSVTAQPAPIPLPAADSWRDEMQVVLTPGQGTEIKLVMQAGERAEFSWVAQGGVVNFDTHGDGGGQSISYEKGRSVPSDEGVLEAAFDGNHGWFWRNRGSSDVTVIIRARGQYAEMKRVI; via the coding sequence ATGTACAACATTGCCAAACCAACTCCTGACGATCTGCCAACCTCGAAGCAGTTGCTGCGTTCAACTCTCATCGCGCTCGTCACCGCTATCGCGATTCTGTTCACTGTCGTTCTTCCCTCTGAATACGCCATCGACCCGACCGGCATTGGTCGGATGCTCGGGCTGACGGAAATGGGTGAGATCAAGACGCAGTTGGCAGAAGAAGCGGCGATCGACGCCTCGATGGATGCCGCCGCTGCGCGTGCGGCCGTGCAGCCGGCCGCTCCTCTGGGCACCGGAGCAAGTTCTGTCACGGCTCAGCCCGCGCCGATTCCCTTGCCGGCAGCGGATAGCTGGCGGGACGAAATGCAGGTAGTGCTCACCCCCGGACAAGGCACCGAGATCAAACTCGTCATGCAAGCTGGAGAGCGGGCGGAATTCAGTTGGGTTGCGCAAGGCGGTGTCGTCAACTTCGACACGCATGGCGATGGCGGCGGGCAATCCATCAGCTATGAAAAGGGGCGCAGCGTGCCTTCCGATGAAGGTGTCCTCGAAGCAGCCTTTGATGGCAATCATGGCTGGTTTTGGCGAAATCGGGGGAGTTCCGACGTGACCGTCATTATTCGGGCGCGCGGCCAATACGCTGAAATGAAGCGCGTGATTTAA
- a CDS encoding HupE/UreJ family protein, translating to MLFLVAATFLLLFGMNDALAHAIAEGDKGYIQEISGVHLISFMYLGAKHMATGYDHILFLLGVIFFLYRMKHIALYVTLFAVGHSTTMLLGVYFNIGINSYLIDAIIGLSVVYKAFDNIGAFQRWLGFQPNTKIATLVFGLFHGFGLSTKIIEYDISPDGLIPNLLAFNVGVEIGQLLALGAILIVMGYWRRTASFWRHAYTANVATMCAGFVLIGYQLTGYFIS from the coding sequence ATGCTGTTCCTCGTGGCGGCCACTTTCCTGCTCCTCTTTGGAATGAACGATGCGCTCGCGCACGCCATTGCAGAAGGTGACAAGGGCTATATCCAGGAAATATCCGGGGTCCATTTAATTTCCTTCATGTACCTGGGCGCCAAGCACATGGCGACGGGATACGACCACATCCTGTTCCTGCTCGGTGTGATTTTCTTCCTGTACAGGATGAAACACATCGCCCTGTACGTGACCCTGTTCGCCGTCGGGCACTCGACGACGATGCTGCTCGGTGTGTACTTCAATATCGGCATCAATAGCTACCTCATTGACGCCATCATCGGGCTGTCTGTGGTTTACAAAGCGTTCGATAACATCGGTGCATTTCAGCGATGGCTCGGCTTCCAACCGAACACGAAGATCGCGACGCTCGTGTTCGGCTTGTTTCACGGGTTTGGGCTGTCCACGAAAATCATCGAATACGACATCTCGCCCGATGGCCTGATTCCGAATCTGCTGGCGTTCAACGTCGGCGTCGAGATCGGACAGCTGCTAGCGCTTGGCGCGATCCTGATCGTCATGGGTTACTGGCGTCGGACAGCCAGCTTCTGGCGCCATGCTTATACCGCCAATGTCGCGACGATGTGTGCCGGTTTCGTCCTGATCGGCTATCAGCTCACCGGCTATTTCATATCCTGA
- a CDS encoding copper resistance system multicopper oxidase translates to MSSRPFGSDAEEKFALSRRQFVHGLAAGGALFGLGLWPKPVWALKSHGQKTVLAGTEFDLSIGETPLNFTGATRTGITVNGSVPAPLLRWREGDTVNLRVSNKLPADSIHGHQTSIHWHGILLPANMDGVPGLSFDGINRGETYPYRFDVIQNGTYWYHSHSGFQEQAGVYGAIVIDPLEPEPFTYDRDYVVLLSDWTDLDPTDLFARLKKASDYDNFAKLTVGDWINDVKEQGLAATLRHRKAWGEMRMTPTDLSDVNGNTYTYLLNGTTALGNWTGIFQSGEKVRLRFINGSAMTYFDVRIPGLKMTVVAADGQYVRPVSVDEFRIATSETFDVIVEPTGQDAFTIFAQDMGRTGYVSGTLAVREGLRAPVPAVDPKPILTMDDMGHGGMGGGGHDMSSMSGGSMENSSMEGMDHSGHDMSAMAGGAMAGMDHGAGGMQQHPASESNNPLVDMQTMAPTAKLDDPGIGLRDNGRRVLTYADLKSTFPDPDGREPGRTIELHLTGHMERFAWSFDGIKFSSAEPLVLKYGERMRIVLVNDTMMTHPIHLHGVWSDLEDADGNFQVRKHVIDMPPGSRRSFRVRADALGRWAFHCHLLYHMEAGMFREVRIEE, encoded by the coding sequence ATGTCATCCAGACCTTTCGGCTCAGACGCCGAGGAAAAGTTCGCACTATCACGGCGGCAGTTTGTCCACGGGCTGGCCGCTGGCGGCGCGCTGTTCGGTCTCGGGCTGTGGCCCAAACCTGTGTGGGCGCTGAAATCGCACGGGCAGAAGACGGTGCTGGCAGGCACCGAATTCGACCTCTCGATCGGCGAAACACCGCTGAACTTCACTGGCGCCACCCGTACCGGCATTACCGTGAATGGATCGGTGCCGGCACCACTGCTGCGCTGGCGCGAGGGCGACACGGTCAATCTGCGGGTATCCAACAAACTGCCGGCCGACTCGATCCACGGCCACCAGACCTCGATCCACTGGCACGGCATCCTGTTGCCGGCCAACATGGATGGCGTGCCCGGCCTGAGTTTCGACGGCATCAATCGCGGTGAAACGTATCCGTATCGTTTCGACGTGATCCAGAACGGTACTTACTGGTACCACAGCCATTCCGGGTTCCAGGAACAGGCCGGCGTTTACGGCGCGATCGTGATCGATCCGCTGGAGCCAGAGCCCTTCACCTACGACCGCGACTACGTCGTACTGCTGTCGGACTGGACCGATCTGGACCCCACGGATCTGTTCGCGCGGCTCAAAAAGGCATCGGACTACGACAACTTCGCCAAGCTCACGGTCGGCGACTGGATCAATGACGTGAAGGAACAAGGTCTGGCGGCCACTCTGCGGCACCGCAAGGCGTGGGGCGAGATGCGGATGACCCCGACCGACCTGTCGGACGTCAACGGCAACACCTACACCTACCTGTTGAACGGCACCACCGCGCTGGGCAACTGGACGGGGATTTTCCAGTCCGGTGAAAAGGTGCGGTTGCGCTTCATCAATGGCTCGGCCATGACCTATTTCGACGTGCGCATCCCGGGTCTGAAGATGACCGTTGTCGCCGCCGATGGCCAGTACGTGCGCCCGGTGTCGGTCGACGAGTTCCGCATCGCAACCTCCGAGACATTCGACGTGATCGTGGAGCCCACCGGCCAGGATGCCTTCACGATCTTCGCGCAGGATATGGGCCGCACGGGTTACGTCAGCGGCACCCTCGCGGTGCGCGAAGGCCTGCGCGCGCCGGTGCCCGCAGTCGATCCGAAACCGATCCTGACCATGGACGACATGGGTCATGGCGGCATGGGCGGTGGTGGTCACGACATGTCGTCGATGTCAGGCGGCTCGATGGAAAACAGTTCCATGGAAGGCATGGACCACAGCGGTCACGACATGTCCGCGATGGCCGGCGGCGCCATGGCCGGCATGGACCATGGCGCAGGCGGCATGCAGCAGCACCCCGCCAGCGAGAGCAACAACCCACTGGTCGACATGCAGACCATGGCGCCGACCGCGAAGCTCGATGACCCCGGCATCGGCCTGCGCGACAACGGTCGCCGGGTGCTGACCTACGCCGACCTCAAGAGCACCTTTCCCGACCCCGACGGACGCGAGCCCGGCCGCACCATCGAGCTGCATCTCACCGGCCACATGGAGCGCTTCGCGTGGTCGTTCGACGGCATCAAGTTCTCGTCGGCCGAACCGCTGGTGCTCAAGTACGGCGAGCGCATGCGCATCGTGCTGGTCAACGACACGATGATGACCCATCCGATCCACCTGCACGGCGTGTGGAGCGATCTGGAGGACGCTGACGGCAACTTCCAGGTGCGCAAGCACGTCATCGACATGCCGCCCGGCAGCCGCCGCAGCTTCCGCGTCCGCGCCGACGCGCTCGGACGGTGGGCGTTCCACTGCCACCTGCTGTACCACATGGAAGCCGGCATGTTCCGCGAAGTGCGGATAGAGGAATGA
- a CDS encoding MFS transporter, producing the protein MLGILRHTDFRRLLLAQMAALVGTGLATVALALLAYELAGSKAGAVLGTALAIKMTVYVLLAPVAGALVPPAKRKVVLISLDVIRASVVLALPFVTEIWQIYLLIAVLQAASAGFTPLFQSLIPEVLSEERDYTRALSLSRIAYDLENLFSPALAAILLVWISFHGLFVGTSFGFALSAGLIVTTVFPTTVAGNRREALGERMLRGMRIYLRTPRLRGLLALNLCAAAGGAMVFVNTIVIVRELLGGDEQQLALALAVFGGGSMLAALLLPKTLDRLPDRQVMLSSAIAMVVVLLTLTMLWVALPSLRGWAMLLPAWGLMGIAYAGLVTPGGRLIRRSAHNEDLPSVFAAQFSFSHVCWLLAYPLAGWVGLKLGLGVALAALSGLAVVGLLVAIRSWPSDDQCVRVHSHEDLPSDHPHFASHGVAPHAHPFVIDTLHRRWPG; encoded by the coding sequence ATGCTTGGGATTCTTCGTCATACCGATTTCCGGAGGCTTTTACTCGCACAGATGGCCGCGTTGGTCGGTACAGGGCTGGCCACGGTGGCTCTCGCCCTGTTGGCCTACGAACTCGCCGGTTCCAAGGCCGGGGCAGTTCTGGGTACAGCGCTGGCGATCAAGATGACGGTATACGTGCTGCTGGCGCCAGTAGCCGGCGCCTTGGTGCCGCCAGCCAAGCGAAAGGTGGTGTTGATCTCGCTCGATGTCATCCGCGCCAGTGTCGTGCTGGCGTTACCTTTTGTTACCGAGATCTGGCAAATCTACTTACTGATCGCGGTACTGCAAGCTGCTTCCGCAGGTTTCACGCCACTGTTCCAATCATTGATCCCCGAGGTACTTTCGGAGGAGCGCGACTATACGCGGGCGCTTTCTTTGTCACGCATCGCCTATGACCTGGAGAATCTTTTCAGCCCAGCCCTCGCGGCTATCTTGCTGGTCTGGATCAGCTTCCACGGTTTGTTCGTCGGCACGTCCTTCGGTTTCGCACTATCGGCAGGGTTGATTGTGACAACGGTGTTCCCGACAACCGTGGCCGGAAACCGGAGGGAGGCGCTGGGCGAACGTATGTTGCGCGGCATGCGCATCTACCTGCGCACGCCTCGACTGCGCGGTCTGCTTGCTTTGAACCTGTGTGCCGCAGCCGGAGGAGCGATGGTGTTCGTGAACACTATAGTAATCGTCCGGGAGCTTCTGGGCGGCGACGAACAGCAGCTCGCCTTGGCATTGGCGGTGTTTGGTGGTGGTTCGATGCTGGCTGCATTGTTATTACCCAAGACACTTGATCGGCTACCGGATCGCCAAGTGATGCTGTCATCCGCGATCGCTATGGTCGTTGTGCTGCTGACCCTCACGATGCTCTGGGTTGCACTGCCAAGCTTACGTGGTTGGGCAATGTTGTTGCCAGCCTGGGGCCTGATGGGGATTGCCTACGCCGGCTTGGTGACTCCAGGGGGGCGGTTGATACGGCGCTCCGCCCACAATGAAGATTTGCCCAGCGTGTTTGCCGCGCAATTTTCCTTTTCGCATGTCTGCTGGCTGCTTGCGTACCCGCTGGCGGGCTGGGTTGGTCTGAAGCTTGGCCTCGGGGTTGCATTGGCCGCTTTGAGCGGCCTTGCGGTAGTGGGATTGCTCGTCGCGATTCGGAGTTGGCCGTCGGACGATCAGTGCGTACGGGTTCACAGCCATGAAGACCTGCCGAGCGACCATCCGCACTTCGCATCGCACGGTGTGGCGCCGCATGCGCATCCGTTCGTCATCGACACGCTGCATCGGCGATGGCCTGGATGA